The genomic stretch GAACTCCGTCACCAGATCGTGCGTACAGGCATCCGCTTCCTTCGGCATCATCGGAGTCAGGAACGTCTGGCAATACCGGAGCATCGCCTCGCCGCGCGAATCGCCCTCCATCGCGCGCCGGTAGTAATCGCGCGCGGCCGCACTCGTTTCCGTCACGCGGGCGATGTCCCCCATCAGCAGGAGGAACCTGGGTTCGTCCGGTTCCTTCTGCAGGGCGATGCGCATGTCCGAACGCGCCCAGTCGTAATCGCGGAAGTGGTCGGTCATCAGGCCGGCGCGCGCATAGCGGTTCCACGCGTCGTTCGGCTCGAATCGCAGCGCCTGCGAGTAATACACGACCGCCAGCCAGTGCTGGCGGATGTCCCAGTAGCCACTGCCGGCATCGGCCAACAGCGTCGGGTTCGGCCCCATGTTCGCGGCGGCCACCAGCGTCTGGACTACCTCACCGTGGCTGTCCGCCGCAGACGCCTCGTACCCCGCCGCATCACCGAGGAAAACGCCGAGCGCCGGGTTGTGCTCCGTGCGCGAGGCAGCGAAGGCGACCGCGCGCTCCAGCGCCTCGTGCGACCCGCTCCATCGCGGCTCGGCCGCGCGGATCAGTTCGCCTTCGACGAAGTACGAGTCGGGATCGGTCTTCCGACAGTGCGTGGCCGCGAACGTCTCCAGTGCATCCGAGCTCTGGCGCCCGATGGCGTTGAGCCGGGTGCAGGCAGGGGTGAGGCGCGGTTCGATTTCCAGCACCTGCGTGAGCAGCGGGATGGCCTGGGCGAAATAGCCGTGCATGCGCTCCAGTTGCCTGGGCGACGTCCGGGAGGCGACCGCGGTGCCGCGCTCGCTCCACCCGGCCGCGGCGAAGTGCGCACCGGCCGCCAACTTCGCGAATGCGCTTTCCGGCGCTGCCTGCAGCCAGCGCTGCGAGATTTCGCCGGCGCGCGGCCTTTTGTCGAACACGCGCACCGCGATGAAGATCTGGTCGCGCTGGGCGGGATCGCGATAGTGCGCATCCAGCAGCCCCGCGAACCCGCTTTCCAGCGCGGCCACGCCCGCAGGAGTGGCGAGCAGCGAGTCGATCTTGTCGAGCGTCAGCGCCGGCGCGCGCAACATCGCGCAACGGCCCTGCGCCGCGCCAGCAAGCCACTGGTTGCCGGGCAGGTCCGGATGCGCGTTGCAGCGCGCCTCCTCGTCCGGCATCGCGTCTGCGAGCCGGACCTGCGCGATGTAATCCGCGAACTCCGCTGGCGGCGCGACAGGCGTCGGCACGGTGGGCGGCGGCGGTGGCATGGCGTGCGTTGGCTGGAACAGCATCGCGCTCCCCAGCGCGACGCCTGCGACGGCAATCCGGATCCCTGGCATGTTTTCTCCCCTTTGTGCCAGCAACGCTAGCGCAGTTGGGGAGCGGTGGACAGGGGTGGTCGCCGGGCGTGCGGACGGCCCGGCGATCGCTCGCGCTGGCGCGCGCCGCCGCGGTTTTCAGGCGCCGCGGGCAGCCGCGGCGCCATGCGTCGGTGTTCCTTGTGCCGTCACCCGCCGTCGCGCGGAGTAGCGGCGAAATGCCCCGTGCGCTACGCCTTGCGCGCGTGCCACGCCTTGAGCAGTGCCGCTTCCTGCTCGCGCGTGATGCCGGCGCGCAGGGTCGCCTGGCGTTCGGCGGGCTGGCTGCGGAACCAGGCCATCAGGTCGGTCACGGTGGTTTCGAGCGGGCGATACGTCAGGCCCGCCTGGATCGCGCGCGCGTTGCTCACCGCGCCATAGCCGGCGAACGGGCCCGCCTTGCGCGACACCCAGATGGGCAGTTCGGCAACCTTCTGTTCTTCCAGGAACTCGGGCGTGACGTGGGTGTACTTGGGCTTCCCGCCCGTGGCGCGCTCGCACGCGCGCAGCATGCCGTCCATGGTCAGCGGCTTCTCCGGGCCGACGGCGTTGAACGTGCCGAGCGTGCCCGCTTCGGCAAGGCGGATCATCCATTCGCCCAGGTCGCGACCGTCGATGACCTGCACCGGATCGGCGCCGTCGCCGGGCACCAGCATTTCGCCGCCCTGCGCGACGCGATGCGGCCAGTAAGTGAAGCGGTCGGTCTCGTCGCGCGGGCCGACGATGTAGCCGGGCCGCACGATCGTCACGCGCTCGCCGAACTGCTTGCGCGCCTCGGCCTCGCTCAGCGCCTTCAGCGGGCCGTAGAGGTTTTCGATGTCGGCGCGCAGCGAGTCCTGCGTCTCGGCCATCGCGTCACGGCCCTTGTAGACGGCGAGCGCGTCGTCCTCGTCGATGCCCGGCGTGCTGCCGTCGGCGTACACGGAGATGGTCGAGATGAAGAGGTAGTGCCCGACATTGCCAGCCAGCACCTTGCCGGCGTCGCGCACCCAGAACGGCAGGCTGGTCGGGTTGTCGATGCACACGTCCCACTTGCGACCGGCCAGCGACTTGAGGTCGCCCGTGTTGCGGTCGCCGAACAGCTGCTCCACCTCGCCCGGCCACTCCGGCGACGGCCGCTTGCCGCGGTTGAACAGCGTCACCTTGTGCCCGCGCGCGAGTGCGTAGTTCACCTGGAACGGCCCGGTGAACCCGGTGCCGCCGAGGATGAGGATGTCCAGCGGCTTCTTCGCGCGGCCCACGGGTTTGGCCTTCTCGTCCGCGAGCGCGAACGACGGAAGCGTCGCGGCAGCGGCGGCAAGCGCACTGAACTTGAGCAGGTCACGGCGGGTCGTCATCGGATGGCTCCTGGTTGGGCGGGCGGCCCGCCGGGCGGCAGGCGTTCTGTCACGTTCATATGACTTTAGACGTGCGTGGCGCCAAGGCGGCAATGTCGATAGTCACGGGGGGCGCTGACGGCCCGCCTCCGCGAGAAGGCGGCGAATCGTGCCTTTCTACGCGTAGCCATGGCGTGGACCCATCAGTTCCGCATGCACGTGCATCGATAATCGAAGGGGTAAGCTCAGGCCGCGAACTGCCAGCACATAGGAGCGTCACGATGCGCTACCACATGGCCCCGCTGCACATCGATACCGATTTTGATATTCGATTTGAGACGTACAAGTACGGAAATATTCCCATCGACAGTGTCGAATGCGTTCATTGCGGTTTCCGCGCACTCGAATACATCGGCGACGAGGAGAGATGGCCAATCGGCTATCAGCAGTTTGCCGAGCACCACGAGGCCAATGCCGACTACCTGCGACGCGAGGGCTTCACAAATGCTGAGCCCCATCTAAGGCTTCGCGGTGAGATGTCAGCCAGAACGTCGGCGCTTCACATCTGCCCGATGTGCGGTTGGTGGGTAGCGATAGATAAGGCAATCCTCCTTGCTGCCGGTTCCCAGGCTTGGTTGCTGTACCTGGTCTGCGCCTCGATCCTCATGGAGCTGGACACTAGTGACATCGATCAGCCTTTGACAGAAGTCAGGAAATTCCTACGCAGGCGATACGAATCAAGGTACTTGTTGAATCCTCGGGTCTACGAAGAAACAGTAGCGAGCGTTTTCAGAGACATCGGGTTCAGGTCCGAGGTGACGGCGTACACCAATGATGGAGGCATCGATGTAGTTCTGTATGGCTGCGACGACAGGAAGATCGGAGTGCAAGTAAAACGACAGCGGCGCTCGATAGAGGTGGAGCAGGTAAGAGCATTTCTGGGCGCGCTCACGCTGGGCGGCTTTGCGCACGGGCTCTTCGTGTCCACATCACCGTTTCAACGCGGCGCGGTGCACGCATCCGAGCAATCGACACGCGGCCACATTCCAATCGAGCTCGTCGAACCGAACTGGCGCGCTCGCCGCCTTCCTTCTTTACCGCCCAGCCGTCCTTGTGCGGCGCCACGTGGATGTCCTTCTTCGTCATGTCTCAACTCCCGTAAACGCCCCCCGACGACCCGTGGGCCGTCCTTAGGATCACGCTGATGCGTCGCATGAGGGTGCACTTGCAGCCCGCAATGCGGGAGAAGAAGTCGCCGGTGCGTCCGCCACTGCGTGGGGACTTTCGCGCTCCACTCTCGGAGCTAGTCGAATCCAGCGTTCCATCGCCCGTTCGGCTGTAACGAGCGTGTCGTGACGTGCCAGGCAATAGAATGCCGCGCCGACAAAGAGAACAACATACAGCCAGACGACCCAGGACGTGAGCGCCCCACTTTTCGCGCCGAGCGCGAGATACGCTGCACATGCGAGATGAAACTTAGCTCGGCAACGAACCTCCAACGAAAGGACGGTTGCATTGTTTGATATAGCATTCACAACTAAATGCGCATCCTTCATCGCCACGGGAGTGTCGCACGGCGGGAGAGTTGCGATCGCGTTGACGACTCCAGCTTGATGGACCGCATTCAACGAAACATAACGAAGCAGCCCTTTCGACGCCATGCTGGCGAGCCAGGCCGTTCCAAAACGTGACGCATGCCTTCGCCACTCATCCTTCAATGTCGGACAGCAAACCAGTCTGACGCTCCTATGCGAGAGGGCTAGCAGCGCACTCCGGCAGACTGACGATGCACCAGATCCACTTTCACCTGAGGCGCGCACAACACACGCATCAACTGTGAAGTTCATAGTTGCTCTTCAGACAGAGACTGGCCATGGACTTCGGCAACGGCGTCCAAATAGGCCGTATCTGCGGCCAAACTGACCTCGTCAAAGTCAGCGGGCCAACTACCGACCGAACCATCCTTATCGAGTGTTTTCGAATCGACACGAGTTGCGCCACCCTCATTTCGAGAGAACCAGTTCAATACAACTTGATCGGATTCAATACGCCCCTGAGCGACCAGAGTTTGCACGCCTCTAATCAGAATCGCGCTATGCGTTTCCATGATCACCTGAACGCCCCTCACAATGGCATGCTGAATTACCTCGGCAAGCCGATATTGCGACGCTGGATGTAGGTGGAGCTCAGGCTGCTCAACGTAGACAATCTGTCCGGGACGTGCGACGAGTAGAGCAACCAAGAATGGTAATACTTGCGAAACACCTAAGCCGACGTCTGCGATACTTACTCGATCATCGATCGCGCTTACACCAGCTACTCGACTGACTTCAATTGCGACACGCGTATCCAGCTCTTCGGTAGCGCTCACGCCGGGGTTTAAACCGACTTGGGCTAGATTTTGGTTTAGCTGGCGCAGTTCCACGGCACCCTTTGCCTGCCAGGACTGAATAACGCTGGCGACATAATTGTCGAAAGTACCAGGGAAACTGCTACCTACGGCCGTTGTTTTATATGTACGCTCCGGATTCCCTCGCAGCCCCGGGATATGTATAAGCGATTTAAGCGCTTCCGCAACGAACGAAGCGATATCGATATCAACGTTCGGCTTATTGCTTGCATCGCCTCCTTCAATGTCAACGGACAGCCCTATGAAGCAGCGATCTCGGACCGTACCGAACGTTGGCTTCTTTGTTCGACTGATCTGAGACCACGCGCGCACCATGTTGTTTAGCTTCGACAGCGCCTGTATCTCATCGCTCTTGACGCTTAGGGAAACCCCCTCCTTAAGGGCCACGCCTTTGTCGTTAGGCCGACGCGGATTGCCAAGCGTTTGTTCGAAAAGCGCGAATCCTCTTGGAGCCTTCTTGAACAACGCAGAGTACATAGGTGCACCGCGCAGCCCAACAACGACGCCCACCCTGTCCTCGCCTGCGGTTCTTTGCCTAGCAAGGACCTGATCAGCAGAGGTAATGCGGACGTTCGGCCCCTCGAGCAAGAGTGGGCCTGGATCGAATGGGCACTCCAAGGTTTGTTTCATGAGGAGAAGCGGCTGCATGAGCGACGACTTACCGGAACTGTTAGCGCCGGCAAGAATGGTCAAGCTCCCAAAGGATACTGACTTTGTTCCATAGAACGATTTGAATCCATGCAACCCAACGACTTGAAGCATCACTCCTCCGTTTGACTCAAGCAGAGTTGCCAGTTCCGGTTACATATTCCGCCGATACTCCCCACCCACGTCATAAAGCGCATGGCTGATCTGCCCAAGGCTATGCGTCTTCACCGCCTCCATCAAACTGGCAAACACATTCCGCCGCTCCCGCGCCGTCGCCTGTAGCGCCTTCAACCCTTCCGGCGCATAGCCGTTGCGGTTGCCCTGGTAGCCGGCGACGTTGTCGATCTGCTGGCCCTTTTCGCCTTCGGTGGAGCGGATCAGTTCGATCTCGGTGACGATGTCGCCGCCGTGGTCCTTCGGGAGGAAGGTGTTCACGCCGATCAGCGGCAGCGTGCCGTCGTGCTTCTTGTGCTCGTAGTACAGGCTCTCTTCCTGGATCTTGCCGCGCTGGTACATGGTGTCCATGGCGCCCAGCACGCCGCCGCGCTCGCTGATGGCTTCGAACTCCTTGTAGACCGCTTCTTCGACGATGTCGGTGAGCTTGTCGACGATGAAGCTGCCCTGCCAGGGGTTCTCGTTGAAGTTGAGCCCCAGTTCCTTGTTGATGATCATCTGGATGGCGACGGCGCGGCGCACGCTTTCTTCGGTCGGCGTGGTGATGGCTTCGTCGTACGCATTGGTGTGCAGGCTGTTGCAGTTGTCGAACAGCGCGTACAACGCCTGCAGCGTGGTGCGGATGTCGTTGAACTGGATTTCCTGCGCGTGCAGCGAACGGCCGCTGGTCTGGATGTGGTACTTCATCATCTGGCTGCGCGCGGACGCGCCGTAGCGTTCGCGCATCGCACGCGCCCAGATGCGACGGGCGACGCGGCCAATCACCGTGTATTCCGGGTCCATGCCGTTTGAGAAGAAGAACGACAGGTTTGGCGCGAAGTCGTCGATCTTCATGCCGCGCGCGAGGTAGTACTCGACGATGGTGAAGCCGTTGCTCAGCGTGAAGGCGAGCTGGCTGATCGGGTTCGCGCCGGCTTCGGCGATGTGGTAACCGCTGATGGACACCGAGTAGAAATTGCGGACGTTCTTGTCCACGAAGTACTGCTGGATGTCGCCCATCATGCGCAGGGCGAACTCGGTGCTGAAGATGCAGGTGTTCTGCGCCTGGTCTTCTTTCAGGATGTCGGCCTGCACGGTGCCGCGCACGGTCGCCAGCGTCTGCGCCTTGATGTTGGCGTAGGTCTCGGCGTCGATGATCTGATCGCCCGTCACGCCCAGCAGGCCGAGGCCGAGGCCGTCGTTGCCTTCGGGCAGCATGCCGCTGTATTCGGGGCGCTTGCGGCCTTCGAACAGCGCGTCGATTTTTTCGTGCGCGTCCGTCCAGCGCGCGTCATCGCTTCGCAGGTATTTCTCGACCTGCTGGTCGATGGCGGTGTTCATGAACATCGCCAGGATGATCGGCGCCGGGCCGTTGATGGTCATCGACACCGAGGTGCTCGGCGCGCACAGGTCGAAGCCGGAATACAGCTTCTTCATGTCGTCCAGCGTGGCGATGTTGACGCCGGAGTTGCCGATCTTGCCGTAGATGTCCGGGCGCACGGCGGGGTCTTCGCCGTAGAGCGTGACGCTGTCGAACGCGGTGGAAAGACGCGCGGCCGGCTGGCCGACGGACAGGTAATGGAAGCGGCGGTTAGTGCGCTCCGGCGTGCCTTCGCCGGCGAACATGCGGATGGGATCCTCGCCAGTGCGGCGGTACGGATACACGCCGCCGGTGTACGGGTAGTAGCCCGGCAGGTTTTCCTTCTGCAGGAACGTCAGCAGCTCGCCCCAGCTCTTGTAGGTGGGCGCGGCGATCTTCGGGATCTTCTGGTGGCTCAGCGATTCGCGGTAGTTCTCGACGCGAATGGTCTTGTCGCGCACCTGATATTCGTTGACTTCGTCGGTGATCGACTTCAGGCGTGCGGGCCACTCGCGCAGGAGCTTGAGCGCCTCGGACGTGAGCGACTGCACGGCGTCGTTGTAGCGCTGGCGCAGCGTGAGCAGCGTCTTGTCGCCGCCGCTGGTGAGGGCATCTGCCGCGTACAGATCGAGCGCCTTCGGCAGCGCGTCGTCGCCGAGGCCATTGAGCGACTGCCAGTAGCTCTGCGCGCGATCGGCGATTTCCGCCTGCGTTTCGATCTGCGCGTTGATGCCGCGACCCTGCTCGGCGATTTCAGCCAGATACCGCACGCGGCTGCCCGGAATCAGCACCGTGGCGCGCGGTTCCTTCAGCGAGGTGTCGATCTGCGGCGTCCACTTTTCGGCCGGCAGCGACAGCTTGTCGCGCAGCAGGCGGCACAGGTTGGCGAACATCCAGCTGATGCCGGGGTCGTTGAACTGGCTGGCGATGGTCGGATAGACCGGGACGTCCTCGTCCTTGGTCTGGAAGGCGACGCGGTTGCGCTTCCATTGCTTGCGCACGTCGCGCAGCGCGTCTTCGGCGCCGCGCTTGTCGAACTTGTTCAGCACGACGAGCTCGGCGAAGTCGAGCATGTCGATCTTCTCCAGCTGGCTCGGCGCGCCGAAGTCGCTGGTCATGACGTACATCGGGAAATCGACGAGGTCGACGATTTCCGAATCCGACTGGCCGATGCCGGCGGTTTCCACGATGACCAGGTCGTAGCCCAGGCCCTTGAGGAAGCCGATGCAGTCCTTCAGCACGGTGTTGGTGGCGGCGTGCTGGCGGCGCGTGGCCATCGAACGCATGTACACGCGCTTGCTGCGCAGCGAATTCATGCGGATGCGGTCGCCCAGCAGCGCGCCACCGGTGCGGCGGCGCGTGGGATCGACGGAGATCACGGCGATGCGCATCTCCGGGAAGCTGGCGAGGAAGCGGTTGAGCAGTTCGTCGGTGACCGACGACTTGCCGGCGCCGCCGGTGCCGGTGATGCCGATGACGGGCGTCTTGCCGCCGGCGAGCTGCCACTGCTTGCGCAGGTGCGTGAGCTGGGCCTCGTCGAACACGCCCTCCTCGATGGCGCTGAGCGTGTGGCCGATGCTGATCTCGTCGTCGATGTCGGCCGACTTGTCGGGATGCTGCGCGGCCTTGCGGGCATCGCCGGCACGACGCACGACGTCCTCGATCATCGCCACCAGCCCCATGTGCATGCCGTCGTTGGGGTGGTAGATGCGCTCCACGCCGTAGGCCTGGAGTTCGCGGATCTCTTCCGGCGTGATCGTGCCGCCGCCGCCGCCGAACACGCGGATGTGGCCGGCGCCGCGTTCTTTCAGCATGTCGACCATGTACTTGAAGTACTCGACGTGGCCGCCCTGGTAGGACGACAGGGCGATGCCGTCGGCGTCTTCCTGCAGCGCGGCGCGGACGACGTCCTCGACCGAGCGGTTGTGGCCGAGGTGGATGACTTCCGCCCCCTGCCCCTGGATCAGGCGCCGCATGATGTTGATGGCGGCGTCGTGCCCGTCGAACAGGCTGGCGGCGGTGACGAACCGCAGCGGCGTGGTCTCGGAGGCGGCTTCGGGGAGGTTGCTGGCGGGGGTGCTCATTGCGCTCAGATACGGAAACGATCGAATCCGTATTGTAGCCCGAGGGGGATTAGGGGCTTGTTGTGCGGCGCGGGATTGACGGGCGTGGCGTTTGGCCTTTGTAGCCCGGGTAAGCGCCAGCGCACCCGGGGTCGCCGGCCACCTACCCCGGGTGCGCTTCGCTTACCCGGGCTACAGGAGCTCGTCATCCCGGCGAAGGCCGGGATCCAGGCGGTCACGCGTTCATACGAATCACTCGCGGCTTTCGAAGCTGCGGGCCTGGGTCCCGGCCTTCGCCGGGATGACGCTGGTTCATGGACACGACGCCGCCCGCATGCCGGCACGTCGCGATCGCGTTGGTTGGGGACACCGTGCTACCGCAGCAATCGACCCGTTCGGCAAAGTCGAACTTCCTTTCTGGCTACACTCGCCCTCCGATCCCGCGAGCCGCCATGAACGAAGACGCCGCCCTGCTCGACCTTCGTCGCCGCGCACACGACGGCGCGCCTCAGGCGCTGTACCAGCTGGCCTCGGCGCTGGTCGCACGGCACGAGCTGGACGAAGCGTTCACCCTGCACCGCCGCGCAGCGGAAGCCGGACTGGCGAACGCGCAGATCGAATACGCCCGCATGCTGATGTACGGCGTCGGCTGCGATGCGGAACCCGTGCGCGCGGCCGAGTGGCTGCTGCGCGCCGAATCGGCGGGAAGCCCGATCGCGTCGTATTTCCTGGCGCTGATGTCGCTCGGCGGGCGCACGCTGCCGCGCGATGGACGCATCAACGAGCGCGTGCTGCGTGCCGTGCGCGCCGATTACCCGCCCGCCCTGCGCGCGGCTGCGGTGCACTTCGGTCGCAAGGCCGATCCCGCCGACCAGCTGCGCTGCCTGCAACTGCTCGAACGCGGCGCCGGGTTGGGCGACGTGGTCGCGGCGCGGCTGCTGGTCGAGCGCATGAGGCGCGGCGAAGGCGACACGCCACAGCCCGAAGCCGCCGCCGATCTGCGCGCGCAGTTGCAGGCGATCGGCATCGGGCCGTTGCCGGAGATCGTGGTGCCGGACTACGCGCCGAACGCCTCCGCGCCGGGCGTGCTGTCGATGGAAGACGTGCTGCAGCCTGTCGCGCTCACGGCGCAATCCGCGCGCCCGAACGTCGCAACCGTCGACGGCCTGCTCAGCGCCGAGGAATGCCGGCTGCTGATCGCCAATGCCCAAACGCATCTGCAGCGCTCGCGCACGGTCGATCCGGAAACGGGATTGCCGTTCGAGCAAGAGATCCGCACCAGCAGCGACGCCGCCTTCGACGCGATCCTGGAAGACCTTGCGCTGCGCTGCGTGCAACTGCGCATGGCCTCCGCCGCCGGGTTGCCGCTGGATCATGCCGAGCACCTGGTGGTGCTGCGCTACGAACCCGGCCAGGAGTATCGTCCGCATCGCGATTACCGCCCGCCCAGTTCGATCGAACGCGATCGCCCCGACGCCGGCAATCGCCTGCGCACCATCTGCGTGTACCTCAACACGGTCGAGGCCGGTGGGCAGACCGAGTTTCCGGTTGCCGGGCTCAAGGTCGAACCGCGGCCGGGGCGCGCGGTGGTGTTCGAGAACCTGCACGCCGACGGCACGCCCGACCCGGATTCGCTGCACGCGGGGCTTCCCGTGGAGCGCGGGGAGAAATGGCTGGCGACGCTCTGGCTGCGGCAGGCCCCGTACCGGCGCTTCTGAACGGAAGTTACTGAACGGGCGGCGCCCTCCAAGCCGTCCGTCGGCATGCCTGTCCCTCCCGGCCGATTGGATTAGACTGTCGCGCCTGCGGCGGGGTCATGGACCCCACTTGCAGCGGCATTTCCATTTCGATTCAACGACTTACCCATCACAGTTGGCGTAAAGCGCGACGCGCAACCTCTCGCGCCAACAGCGGAGCACCCGATGATTTTCGAAACGCTGGACACCTTCGGCCACGAGCAGGTCGTGTTTTGCCACAACAAGGACGCGGGCCTGAAGGCCATCATCGCGATCCACAACACCGTGCTCGGTCCGGCCCTCGGCGGTACGCGCATGTGGCCGTACAAGACCGAGCAGGACGCGCTCAACGACGTGCTCCGCCTCTCGCGCGGCATGACCTACAAGAACGCGGTCGCCGGCCTGAACATCGGCGGCGGCAAGGCGGTGATCATCGGTGATCCGGCCGC from Lysobacter auxotrophicus encodes the following:
- a CDS encoding tetratricopeptide repeat protein, yielding MPGIRIAVAGVALGSAMLFQPTHAMPPPPPTVPTPVAPPAEFADYIAQVRLADAMPDEEARCNAHPDLPGNQWLAGAAQGRCAMLRAPALTLDKIDSLLATPAGVAALESGFAGLLDAHYRDPAQRDQIFIAVRVFDKRPRAGEISQRWLQAAPESAFAKLAAGAHFAAAGWSERGTAVASRTSPRQLERMHGYFAQAIPLLTQVLEIEPRLTPACTRLNAIGRQSSDALETFAATHCRKTDPDSYFVEGELIRAAEPRWSGSHEALERAVAFAASRTEHNPALGVFLGDAAGYEASAADSHGEVVQTLVAAANMGPNPTLLADAGSGYWDIRQHWLAVVYYSQALRFEPNDAWNRYARAGLMTDHFRDYDWARSDMRIALQKEPDEPRFLLLMGDIARVTETSAAARDYYRRAMEGDSRGEAMLRYCQTFLTPMMPKEADACTHDLVTEFANSASAWLTRARALAPHDADAALAALEQVKVLADPQKSFDRRTVVRAQELEEELKARSTQTPVRPAGR
- a CDS encoding SDR family oxidoreductase, whose protein sequence is MTTRRDLLKFSALAAAAATLPSFALADEKAKPVGRAKKPLDILILGGTGFTGPFQVNYALARGHKVTLFNRGKRPSPEWPGEVEQLFGDRNTGDLKSLAGRKWDVCIDNPTSLPFWVRDAGKVLAGNVGHYLFISTISVYADGSTPGIDEDDALAVYKGRDAMAETQDSLRADIENLYGPLKALSEAEARKQFGERVTIVRPGYIVGPRDETDRFTYWPHRVAQGGEMLVPGDGADPVQVIDGRDLGEWMIRLAEAGTLGTFNAVGPEKPLTMDGMLRACERATGGKPKYTHVTPEFLEEQKVAELPIWVSRKAGPFAGYGAVSNARAIQAGLTYRPLETTVTDLMAWFRSQPAERQATLRAGITREQEAALLKAWHARKA
- a CDS encoding restriction endonuclease, which codes for MRYHMAPLHIDTDFDIRFETYKYGNIPIDSVECVHCGFRALEYIGDEERWPIGYQQFAEHHEANADYLRREGFTNAEPHLRLRGEMSARTSALHICPMCGWWVAIDKAILLAAGSQAWLLYLVCASILMELDTSDIDQPLTEVRKFLRRRYESRYLLNPRVYEETVASVFRDIGFRSEVTAYTNDGGIDVVLYGCDDRKIGVQVKRQRRSIEVEQVRAFLGALTLGGFAHGLFVSTSPFQRGAVHASEQSTRGHIPIELVEPNWRARRLPSLPPSRPCAAPRGCPSSSCLNSRKRPPTTRGPSLGSR
- a CDS encoding AAA family ATPase; protein product: MLQVVGLHGFKSFYGTKSVSFGSLTILAGANSSGKSSLMQPLLLMKQTLECPFDPGPLLLEGPNVRITSADQVLARQRTAGEDRVGVVVGLRGAPMYSALFKKAPRGFALFEQTLGNPRRPNDKGVALKEGVSLSVKSDEIQALSKLNNMVRAWSQISRTKKPTFGTVRDRCFIGLSVDIEGGDASNKPNVDIDIASFVAEALKSLIHIPGLRGNPERTYKTTAVGSSFPGTFDNYVASVIQSWQAKGAVELRQLNQNLAQVGLNPGVSATEELDTRVAIEVSRVAGVSAIDDRVSIADVGLGVSQVLPFLVALLVARPGQIVYVEQPELHLHPASQYRLAEVIQHAIVRGVQVIMETHSAILIRGVQTLVAQGRIESDQVVLNWFSRNEGGATRVDSKTLDKDGSVGSWPADFDEVSLAADTAYLDAVAEVHGQSLSEEQL
- a CDS encoding methylmalonyl-CoA mutase family protein encodes the protein MSTPASNLPEAASETTPLRFVTAASLFDGHDAAINIMRRLIQGQGAEVIHLGHNRSVEDVVRAALQEDADGIALSSYQGGHVEYFKYMVDMLKERGAGHIRVFGGGGGTITPEEIRELQAYGVERIYHPNDGMHMGLVAMIEDVVRRAGDARKAAQHPDKSADIDDEISIGHTLSAIEEGVFDEAQLTHLRKQWQLAGGKTPVIGITGTGGAGKSSVTDELLNRFLASFPEMRIAVISVDPTRRRTGGALLGDRIRMNSLRSKRVYMRSMATRRQHAATNTVLKDCIGFLKGLGYDLVIVETAGIGQSDSEIVDLVDFPMYVMTSDFGAPSQLEKIDMLDFAELVVLNKFDKRGAEDALRDVRKQWKRNRVAFQTKDEDVPVYPTIASQFNDPGISWMFANLCRLLRDKLSLPAEKWTPQIDTSLKEPRATVLIPGSRVRYLAEIAEQGRGINAQIETQAEIADRAQSYWQSLNGLGDDALPKALDLYAADALTSGGDKTLLTLRQRYNDAVQSLTSEALKLLREWPARLKSITDEVNEYQVRDKTIRVENYRESLSHQKIPKIAAPTYKSWGELLTFLQKENLPGYYPYTGGVYPYRRTGEDPIRMFAGEGTPERTNRRFHYLSVGQPAARLSTAFDSVTLYGEDPAVRPDIYGKIGNSGVNIATLDDMKKLYSGFDLCAPSTSVSMTINGPAPIILAMFMNTAIDQQVEKYLRSDDARWTDAHEKIDALFEGRKRPEYSGMLPEGNDGLGLGLLGVTGDQIIDAETYANIKAQTLATVRGTVQADILKEDQAQNTCIFSTEFALRMMGDIQQYFVDKNVRNFYSVSISGYHIAEAGANPISQLAFTLSNGFTIVEYYLARGMKIDDFAPNLSFFFSNGMDPEYTVIGRVARRIWARAMRERYGASARSQMMKYHIQTSGRSLHAQEIQFNDIRTTLQALYALFDNCNSLHTNAYDEAITTPTEESVRRAVAIQMIINKELGLNFNENPWQGSFIVDKLTDIVEEAVYKEFEAISERGGVLGAMDTMYQRGKIQEESLYYEHKKHDGTLPLIGVNTFLPKDHGGDIVTEIELIRSTEGEKGQQIDNVAGYQGNRNGYAPEGLKALQATARERRNVFASLMEAVKTHSLGQISHALYDVGGEYRRNM
- a CDS encoding 2OG-Fe(II) oxygenase; protein product: MNEDAALLDLRRRAHDGAPQALYQLASALVARHELDEAFTLHRRAAEAGLANAQIEYARMLMYGVGCDAEPVRAAEWLLRAESAGSPIASYFLALMSLGGRTLPRDGRINERVLRAVRADYPPALRAAAVHFGRKADPADQLRCLQLLERGAGLGDVVAARLLVERMRRGEGDTPQPEAAADLRAQLQAIGIGPLPEIVVPDYAPNASAPGVLSMEDVLQPVALTAQSARPNVATVDGLLSAEECRLLIANAQTHLQRSRTVDPETGLPFEQEIRTSSDAAFDAILEDLALRCVQLRMASAAGLPLDHAEHLVVLRYEPGQEYRPHRDYRPPSSIERDRPDAGNRLRTICVYLNTVEAGGQTEFPVAGLKVEPRPGRAVVFENLHADGTPDPDSLHAGLPVERGEKWLATLWLRQAPYRRF